The following proteins are encoded in a genomic region of Tenacibaculum sp. 190524A05c:
- a CDS encoding LA_2272 family surface repeat-containing protein, with protein sequence MKRIILISTLLCFCISHSQKRKIRPLLWTHHSDNTDIYGVSVGLYPSDLEYQTTYSRTFGVRIAASPISLLHIFGGKPSQGNSTHKTYGINFSTGSLIKMDVHGVSGTVITNNLNKMNGISVSILSNQIENANGIIAAFGGNGVVQGNGIMIGGPWSNTAKDFNGIQISFQNDIIEYGTGIQIGLFNNAKRFNGIQIGLWNKINGKGFPFINWDF encoded by the coding sequence ATGAAAAGAATAATTTTAATCTCAACATTACTTTGCTTCTGTATTTCACATAGTCAAAAAAGAAAAATTAGACCTCTATTATGGACACATCACTCAGATAACACTGATATATACGGGGTTTCTGTAGGATTATACCCGTCAGATTTAGAATATCAAACTACCTACAGCAGGACATTCGGTGTTAGAATTGCTGCCTCACCTATATCCCTTTTGCATATTTTCGGAGGCAAACCATCACAAGGAAACTCTACTCATAAAACCTACGGTATAAATTTCAGCACAGGATCTTTAATAAAAATGGATGTACATGGTGTATCTGGCACAGTTATCACAAATAACTTAAACAAGATGAATGGAATTTCAGTATCCATACTGTCAAATCAAATTGAAAACGCTAACGGCATCATTGCTGCTTTTGGAGGAAACGGTGTAGTACAAGGAAATGGAATTATGATTGGCGGACCATGGTCTAATACGGCAAAAGATTTTAATGGAATACAAATCTCTTTTCAAAATGACATTATTGAATACGGAACAGGAATTCAAATTGGATTATTCAATAATGCAAAAAGATTCAACGGAATTCAGATTGGCTTGTGGAACAAAATTAACGGGAAAGGTTTTCCTTTTATTAATTGGGATTTTTAG
- the asnB gene encoding asparagine synthase B yields the protein MCGIVCAFDLKEKSESLRPQLLEMAKKIRHRGPDWSGVYSDDKTIMAHERLAIVDPTSGQQPLFSKDRRFVLAANGEIYNHQELREQFEGKYDFQTKSDCEVILALYQEKGEEFLDDLNGIFGFAVYDAKTDEYLVARDHMGIIPLYMGWDKKGTFYVASELKALEGFCNKIEVFPPGHYYTREHGLQRWYSRDWMDHEAVRENQTSIDELRDALEAAVHRQLMSDVPYGVLLSGGLDSSITSAIAKKYASKRIESGDEEEAWYPQLHSFSIGLEGSPDLAAAKKVSDHIGTIHHEITFTIQEGLDAIRDVIYNLETYDITTIRASTPMYLMARVIKSMGIKMVLSGEGADEIFGGYLYFHKAPDAEEFHKETVRKLDKLYQYDCLRANKSLMAWGIEGRVPFLDKEFMDVAMRINPEDKMINGERMEKWVLRKAFESYLPESVAWRQKEQFSDGVGYNWIDTLKELVETEVTDEMMHSAHHRFPIQTPRAKEEYYYRSIFEEHFPSETAALTVPSVPSIACSTPTALAWDESFKNQNEPSGRAIKMVHEDAY from the coding sequence ATGTGTGGAATTGTATGTGCGTTTGATTTAAAAGAAAAGTCTGAGTCGTTAAGACCTCAACTACTAGAAATGGCGAAAAAAATTCGTCATAGAGGTCCGGATTGGAGTGGAGTTTATAGTGATGATAAAACAATTATGGCTCATGAAAGACTTGCCATAGTTGATCCAACATCTGGACAACAACCTTTATTTAGTAAAGACAGAAGATTTGTATTAGCTGCAAATGGAGAAATATATAATCACCAAGAATTAAGAGAACAGTTTGAAGGAAAATATGATTTTCAAACTAAATCTGACTGTGAAGTAATTCTAGCTTTATATCAAGAAAAAGGTGAAGAGTTTTTAGATGACTTAAACGGAATTTTTGGTTTCGCAGTTTACGACGCTAAAACTGATGAATACTTAGTTGCTCGTGACCATATGGGAATTATTCCTTTATACATGGGTTGGGACAAAAAAGGAACATTCTATGTTGCCTCTGAACTAAAAGCTTTAGAAGGATTTTGTAATAAAATTGAAGTTTTTCCTCCAGGACATTACTACACAAGAGAACACGGATTACAGCGTTGGTATTCTAGAGACTGGATGGATCATGAAGCGGTTAGAGAAAACCAAACTAGCATAGATGAATTGCGTGATGCACTCGAGGCTGCAGTTCACAGACAATTAATGAGTGACGTACCTTATGGTGTTTTATTATCAGGTGGATTAGATTCTTCTATTACTTCTGCAATTGCAAAGAAATACGCTTCAAAAAGAATTGAAAGCGGAGATGAAGAGGAAGCATGGTACCCACAATTACACTCGTTCTCAATCGGATTAGAAGGTTCACCAGATTTAGCAGCTGCTAAGAAAGTTTCAGATCATATTGGAACAATTCATCATGAAATTACATTTACAATCCAGGAAGGATTAGATGCAATTAGAGATGTTATTTACAACCTTGAAACCTATGATATTACAACCATTAGAGCTTCTACTCCAATGTATTTAATGGCACGCGTAATCAAATCAATGGGAATAAAAATGGTATTATCAGGCGAAGGAGCTGATGAGATTTTTGGAGGATATTTATACTTCCACAAAGCTCCAGATGCAGAGGAATTCCACAAAGAAACTGTACGTAAACTAGACAAACTATACCAATACGATTGTTTAAGAGCTAACAAAAGTTTAATGGCTTGGGGAATTGAAGGAAGAGTTCCTTTCTTAGACAAAGAATTTATGGATGTGGCAATGCGTATAAACCCAGAAGATAAAATGATTAATGGTGAACGAATGGAAAAATGGGTTTTAAGAAAAGCTTTTGAAAGCTATCTACCAGAAAGCGTTGCTTGGAGACAAAAAGAGCAATTCTCTGACGGTGTTGGTTACAACTGGATTGACACTTTAAAAGAATTAGTTGAAACCGAAGTTACAGATGAAATGATGCATAGTGCTCATCATAGATTCCCTATTCAAACTCCAAGAGCAAAAGAAGAATATTATTACCGCTCAATATTTGAGGAGCATTTCCCAAGTGAAACCGCGGCATTAACAGTTCCCTCAGTTCCTTCAATTGCATGTAGTACACCAACTGCTCTTGCATGGGACGAAAGTTTCAAAAACCAAAATGAGCCAAGCGGAAGGGCTATAAAAATGGTTCATGAAGACGCATATTAA
- a CDS encoding glycoside hydrolase family 9 protein, which translates to MKLLNKYMLLISVVFMSCASGTQEIELSIRYNQIGYTANRPKLISVVSNNEFDKVSYIIKDASGKEIMSGETGKGLLWNDSGEYVSILDVSSINNEGEYEVLIGENKVRFKVLNNPFSDLSQALFKYYYLNRCSIELEEKYAGQWKRPAGLNDDRVKIHSSAATKERPEGTIISGSKGWFDAGDYNKYVSNSGISTYTLLSAFENYSEYYGSKEFNIPESGNNLPDVLDEVIWNLDWMLSMQDPFDGGVYHKLTGLKFSGAIMPHEYDLERYVVKKSTSAALNLAAVAAIASRVFSQFETKKDYSVKLLEASKKAYEWAKKHPEDYFRNPEGVRTGQYEDDDLFGEFQWAAVELLITTKDKSYSKDIQIDKISNEVPWWQDASALSLYSITKHSASIEKFIDVNLAKKKFLDQASELKNRIETEPMRVAMKGKDYVWGSNGVAGNQLMYLIKAYEVTNNVDYLNAVFVGLDYFLGRNGIGTTYITGQGIMSPKFPHHRTSEADKIIEPVPGMVVGGPQPGQQDKCEYFSKMPSKSYSDTWCSYASNEVTINWNAPLVYVVNALQYNQTKNFK; encoded by the coding sequence ATGAAACTTCTAAATAAATATATGCTGCTTATATCTGTTGTGTTTATGTCGTGTGCATCGGGTACTCAAGAAATTGAACTTTCTATTCGATATAATCAAATAGGATATACTGCAAATAGACCAAAATTAATTTCGGTCGTTTCTAATAATGAGTTTGATAAAGTCTCATATATAATCAAGGATGCTTCAGGAAAGGAAATTATGTCTGGAGAAACAGGTAAAGGTTTGTTGTGGAATGATTCTGGAGAGTATGTTTCAATACTTGATGTTAGTTCAATAAATAATGAAGGAGAATATGAAGTTTTAATTGGAGAAAACAAGGTAAGATTTAAAGTGCTAAATAACCCTTTTAGTGATTTATCCCAGGCGTTGTTCAAGTATTATTATTTAAATCGTTGTTCAATTGAATTAGAAGAAAAGTACGCTGGTCAATGGAAAAGACCTGCTGGTTTGAATGATGATAGAGTGAAAATTCATAGTTCAGCTGCTACAAAAGAAAGGCCTGAAGGAACCATTATTTCGGGTTCCAAAGGTTGGTTTGATGCAGGTGATTATAACAAGTATGTTTCAAATAGCGGAATTAGTACTTATACTTTATTAAGTGCTTTTGAGAATTATAGTGAGTATTACGGTTCTAAAGAATTTAATATTCCTGAATCAGGAAATAATCTTCCCGACGTTTTAGATGAAGTTATATGGAATTTAGACTGGATGTTGTCTATGCAAGATCCGTTCGATGGTGGAGTATATCATAAACTTACAGGATTAAAGTTTTCGGGAGCAATTATGCCACATGAATATGATTTAGAAAGATATGTAGTTAAAAAAAGTACTTCTGCTGCTCTGAATTTGGCGGCAGTAGCGGCAATTGCGTCAAGAGTTTTTTCACAGTTTGAGACTAAAAAAGACTATTCAGTGAAACTTTTGGAAGCATCTAAAAAGGCCTATGAATGGGCGAAGAAACATCCCGAGGATTATTTTAGAAACCCTGAAGGAGTTAGAACGGGACAATATGAAGATGATGATTTATTTGGTGAATTTCAATGGGCGGCTGTGGAATTGTTAATTACAACTAAAGATAAAAGTTATAGTAAAGATATTCAGATTGATAAAATATCTAACGAAGTTCCTTGGTGGCAAGATGCAAGTGCGTTGTCATTATATTCAATTACAAAACATAGCGCGAGTATAGAAAAGTTTATTGATGTGAATTTGGCGAAGAAGAAATTTTTAGATCAAGCTTCTGAGTTAAAAAATAGAATTGAAACCGAACCAATGCGAGTAGCTATGAAAGGTAAAGATTATGTTTGGGGTAGCAATGGTGTAGCAGGGAATCAGTTAATGTATTTAATAAAGGCATATGAGGTTACCAACAATGTTGACTATTTAAATGCAGTATTTGTTGGGTTAGATTATTTTTTAGGTAGAAATGGGATTGGAACAACTTATATTACTGGACAGGGAATAATGTCTCCAAAATTTCCACATCATAGGACTTCCGAAGCCGATAAAATTATAGAACCAGTGCCGGGAATGGTGGTTGGTGGGCCACAACCTGGGCAGCAAGATAAGTGTGAATATT